The following proteins come from a genomic window of Fontisubflavum oceani:
- a CDS encoding GNAT family N-acetyltransferase, with protein MTTEAISIRRAEIGDVPACATVANWWIDDTDWLPRDYPPETIEGMIRDALPTREIWVAGDPVEAYLSYDPEKKRVGALFCRHGGRGVGKALMDRVKEGQDYLWLTTHEPNLRAQKFYIREGFTEVERFIPEPPETVREVKMEWRAND; from the coding sequence ATGACGACTGAGGCCATCTCCATACGACGCGCCGAGATCGGCGATGTCCCGGCCTGCGCGACGGTGGCCAACTGGTGGATTGACGACACAGATTGGTTGCCGCGCGATTATCCGCCCGAGACCATCGAGGGGATGATCCGCGACGCGTTACCGACTCGCGAGATTTGGGTCGCGGGTGATCCGGTGGAGGCGTATCTGTCCTATGATCCCGAAAAGAAACGCGTCGGCGCATTGTTTTGCCGCCATGGTGGGCGCGGCGTTGGAAAGGCGCTCATGGATCGGGTGAAAGAGGGGCAGGATTATCTTTGGCTGACCACCCATGAACCCAACCTCCGGGCGCAGAAATTCTATATCCGCGAGGGCTTTACGGAGGTGGAGCGGTTCATACCCGAGCCGCCGGAGACTGTACGCGAGGTGAAGATGGAGTGGCGCGCCAATGACTGA
- a CDS encoding ABC transporter ATP-binding protein, with amino-acid sequence MVRTQTQSPVIEAKDLDLTFQTNDGPVQALKDVNLAINKGEFVSFIGPSGCGKTTFLRVVAALEHPTGGEITVNGISPDEARRQRAYGYVFQAAGLYPWRTIEKNIKLPLEIMGFSASEQAERVKNVLQLVDLEGFGKKYPWQLSGGMQQRASIARALAFDADLLLMDEPFGALDEIVRDHLNEQLLDLWARTEKTIGFVTHSIPEAVYLSTKIVVMSPRPGRITDVIESDLPKERPLDIRDTPEFLAIAHRVREGLRAGHAYDD; translated from the coding sequence ATGGTGAGGACCCAGACGCAATCCCCAGTGATTGAGGCGAAAGACCTTGATCTCACCTTCCAAACCAATGACGGCCCTGTCCAGGCGTTGAAAGACGTCAATCTGGCGATCAACAAGGGCGAGTTCGTCAGCTTCATCGGGCCGTCTGGTTGCGGCAAGACCACCTTTCTTAGAGTCGTTGCCGCGCTGGAGCACCCCACCGGCGGCGAGATCACTGTGAACGGGATAAGCCCCGATGAGGCGCGGCGCCAGAGGGCCTATGGCTATGTGTTTCAGGCTGCGGGGCTTTATCCGTGGCGCACGATTGAGAAGAATATCAAGCTGCCGCTGGAGATCATGGGGTTCAGTGCCTCGGAACAAGCGGAACGTGTAAAGAACGTTCTGCAACTGGTCGATCTCGAAGGATTTGGCAAGAAGTACCCCTGGCAACTATCCGGCGGGATGCAGCAACGGGCGAGTATCGCGCGGGCGCTGGCCTTTGATGCTGATCTGCTGCTGATGGACGAGCCTTTTGGGGCCTTGGATGAGATCGTTCGCGATCATTTAAATGAGCAGTTGCTCGACCTTTGGGCGCGGACGGAAAAGACGATTGGTTTCGTGACCCACTCAATCCCCGAAGCGGTCTATCTCAGCACCAAGATCGTGGTGATGTCGCCGCGGCCCGGGCGGATCACAGACGTGATCGAGAGCGATTTGCCGAAGGAGCGCCCGCTCGATATTCGCGACACGCCAGAGTTTCTGGCCATTGCCCATCGGGTGCGCGAGGGGTTGCGCGCGGGGCACGCTTATGACGACTGA
- a CDS encoding ABC transporter permease, with protein sequence MHHVMPVLVVVACIVAFWYAASVGMNRAWTLDQAERAGVELSAGEVIADAMNQERPVLPTPHQVFAELWNTTAGEAMFRERRGELRGNPRSLFFHAYQTLAPTLLGFLFGTGLGILLAVGIVHNRAMDMSVMPWAIASQTIPILAIAPMVIVVLNSIGVEGLLPKSLISAYLSFFPVVVGMVKGLRSPGPMDLDLLKTYSASHAATFWKLRLPASVPFLFTSLKVAIAAALVGAIVAELPTGARFGLGARLLTGSYYGQTIQIWSALFMAAICAAVLVGGLGLIERLTLKRMGMAR encoded by the coding sequence GTGCATCACGTGATGCCGGTATTGGTCGTGGTCGCCTGTATTGTCGCGTTTTGGTATGCCGCCAGCGTTGGTATGAACCGGGCCTGGACCCTGGATCAGGCAGAGCGCGCCGGAGTTGAACTCAGCGCAGGCGAGGTGATCGCCGATGCGATGAACCAAGAACGGCCGGTATTGCCGACCCCGCATCAGGTCTTTGCAGAGCTTTGGAACACGACCGCAGGGGAGGCTATGTTCCGCGAGCGGCGGGGCGAGTTGCGCGGCAATCCGCGCTCGCTGTTCTTCCATGCATATCAGACCCTTGCGCCGACCCTGCTCGGCTTTCTCTTCGGAACTGGCCTGGGCATTCTCCTGGCGGTTGGCATCGTCCATAACCGCGCCATGGATATGTCCGTGATGCCCTGGGCGATTGCATCGCAGACCATCCCGATCCTGGCGATCGCACCGATGGTGATTGTGGTGTTGAACTCGATCGGGGTGGAGGGGCTGCTGCCGAAATCCCTGATCTCGGCCTATCTTAGTTTCTTCCCCGTGGTGGTTGGCATGGTGAAAGGGCTGCGCAGCCCCGGCCCGATGGATTTGGACCTGCTGAAAACCTATTCGGCCAGCCACGCTGCGACCTTCTGGAAACTGCGTCTGCCGGCCTCGGTGCCGTTTCTGTTCACCTCGTTGAAGGTCGCCATTGCAGCGGCGCTAGTCGGGGCGATTGTCGCGGAGCTGCCGACAGGCGCTCGGTTTGGGCTCGGCGCGCGGCTGCTGACCGGAAGCTACTATGGGCAGACGATCCAAATCTGGTCGGCGCTCTTCATGGCGGCGATCTGCGCGGCGGTGCTCGTCGGCGGGCTGGGTTTGATTGAGCGGTTGACCTTGAAGCGGATGGGGATGGCGCGATGA